One Intestinimonas butyriciproducens genomic window, AGTAACTGCTCCGTTTGACACTGACGGCCAGCACGGCACCTGCGGTGTACTCTGGGGCATACAGGTTCTGGACGGCGATCTCCGTCCCCATAAGGGCGATGAGCCCTGCCGCCAGGATCAGCAGCCAGTTTTTCCACAGCCGCCGCCACAGACACAGGGGATTGAGCTCCGACATGGAAAACATCTGCTTTTCTTCCATCCCGCGCCCCCTCATTCCACAACGACGTAGAGCACGGCGGTCCCCTCGGTCCCCGTCGGCCCGGCGCAGGTATAGCGCACCCGATAGGTCCCCGGCACGGAGGTGTCCACCTGTGCGTCCACCGTCACCGTCTCCTCGGCACCGTAGGTCACCGACTCCAGATACTCCATGGGCTGAAAAACCGCGTCCCTGGCCAGATAGACCAAATATTCCGTCAGGTAGATGCGCGGCTCCCCCTGGGCCTGGTTCCTGATGACGATGTCCGCCGTGAAGGAGGCGGTATCTCCCAGGCTGTTGGTGACCTCAAAGGTGACGGGGTAGGTCCCCTCGGCGTAAGCGGAGAGGCCACTGCTGGTCACCTTGATGCGCTCGGACACATCCCCGTCGATGAGATCCGTGGCGGTCAGCCGGTCCCGGATCTGGACCGCCGTCCCCACGGAATAGCGCAGCTCCCGGGAGAGGGCAAATTTGGGGGGCGCGTAATCGGTATAGCGCACGGTCCGGGTGCGGTGGGCGACGTGGGCGTCGCTGTCCACCACGGCATATGTAATGGTGGTTTCACTGCCCTCGATGGTTTTGGCGATCCCCTGGATGAGTACCCTCTCGGTGAGGTCTCCATCCTTGTCGTCCCAGGCGGTGACTCCCTCCAGCAGCTTTTCCCGGCTGTTTTCTCCTACAGAGATGACCAGGGGCTCATCGGGACACTGGAGCACGGGCAGGGTGCGGTCCTCCGCCCGGTAGTGATAGTACTCGGACGCGGCAAGGGCGCTCCCGGTGAGCAGGAAGAGCACCAGAGTGAAAATTTTCAGCTTTTTCATGGCATTCCTCGGTCGTTAGAATTGGGCCAGCACCGGCCTGATGGGCGCATTCTCCAACATGTGCCGGGGATTTTCCTCCAGCAGGAAATCCGCGATTTCCGGCGCGGTGTACTCCGCCACATAGCTCCGGGCGTCCTCCAGCCATGGGGTGCGCCGGTAAGGGCTGTGGGCATCGCTGCCGATGAGGTGCATGCACCCCTCCCCCAGGCACCAGTGAGCCGTCCGGGCCGCCCGGCGGCCAAACCGGCCAAAGAGGCTTCCTTTATTGATCTGGAGCGCCCACCCCGCCTCTATCCACCGGAGAAGGCACCCCCGGTCCTCCTGCGCAAAACGGTAGCGTTCCGGGTGGGCCACCACAGGGACCGCCCCGGCGGCGCTGATCTCCTCCAGCATCCGCTGGGCAA contains:
- a CDS encoding immunoglobulin-like domain-containing protein, giving the protein MKKLKIFTLVLFLLTGSALAASEYYHYRAEDRTLPVLQCPDEPLVISVGENSREKLLEGVTAWDDKDGDLTERVLIQGIAKTIEGSETTITYAVVDSDAHVAHRTRTVRYTDYAPPKFALSRELRYSVGTAVQIRDRLTATDLIDGDVSERIKVTSSGLSAYAEGTYPVTFEVTNSLGDTASFTADIVIRNQAQGEPRIYLTEYLVYLARDAVFQPMEYLESVTYGAEETVTVDAQVDTSVPGTYRVRYTCAGPTGTEGTAVLYVVVE
- a CDS encoding tyrosine-protein phosphatase, whose protein sequence is MIDLHCHILPGVDDGSSSEEESCRMARLAVESGVTAVCATPHCNVPGCFDNYRTEALEERFLCLARLLGERDIPLRLYAGMEVYVTPETPRHLREGKLLTLGGSRYLLVEFGFEAPFSFAQRMLEEISAAGAVPVVAHPERYRFAQEDRGCLLRWIEAGWALQINKGSLFGRFGRRAARTAHWCLGEGCMHLIGSDAHSPYRRTPWLEDARSYVAEYTAPEIADFLLEENPRHMLENAPIRPVLAQF